Proteins encoded in a region of the Populus nigra chromosome 3, ddPopNigr1.1, whole genome shotgun sequence genome:
- the LOC133688213 gene encoding uncharacterized protein LOC133688213 isoform X3, with protein sequence MAFDQTPIPNDLRPLNIARAIPEEPRIMAAMAGSSSSAVTTPATAGRNPEFFSNPEGSIPVIYSASVSDAGYVGLGYGNTVPGVTPWAPLLQVPVGSVNVGANGSGVAFGYNPNLGNRIAGNAVDHAGNDMLSGFGSSPNFGNRINVNGSNEAVNIGSAYNPNLGSCGSGSGADHGSENGNDDSVSGKKVKFLCSFGGKILPRPSDGMLRYVGGQTRIISVRRDVSFNELQRKMTDTYQQLVVIKYQLPDEDLDALVSVSCADDLDNMMEEYEKLVERSLDESAKLRVFLFSDLQLDASGSVQFGDLHDSGQKYFDAVNGVVDCGGRRIARKESKASVSSTQNSDCSGTEAVDCSGPGQGDVTWPPSTSLLSPRDNSATSHDSTPKLIFADTKPPPYAGASAVSLVIPTAKSGPPQTSCSQIEVEFERSVPFTEKQQHMAHDFKQVGSGIPPHAPQMQVYVDPNQEITNHADYRHLPPQMGFPNNHLLGTSGSVLTQQHFHESNAGATSLQYVPAVHMTMTSTPVRPTVVQPLMQPQKTRLEHYPEENAFGTRIFQVPVDPSYNVYRAQLPHAVVGGYGWTQVPQPEHVAFSDGSVSHQQDPRESGMIYTNSLNHSLLLEDTMKARPMDRVLITGALGEHIIEQGAGAQPAVLSHMDHHIGMPQSEAIVPSQNLESLHENERTFLNTDNSDQSKISAPYGMIGLPGDVQSPCGMSTGGIPESHIEDYVQQHSVPMQPQILLSKPANTDVSHAAGVPIQASEQLVHESPKEYTGKLPGVVSKEDAVDSYISYDQLRLVDGMMEALHTRPPEINVNNDQKKSLVDKFRKEEILDHKTQKIAGREVLLDNTLSKPQVVLNSNHIKQFKVLPASTGVSYIHISRPMELHEVAQPPIVVNKASHPQFKIEIPALDSAEVSYGIPAFSGVEPVYVNNRIPPVVEWKNDSQLHSKVVPSDVEALSSTGNTLSSLSLSSGVGNAQDSSNSLFSSQDPWNSRHDNHFPPPRPSKIATKKEVFGTRDPFIENHSGEVDLITGVMVEDGVPKPLSNSKKDLECVQSSKGSAEELIRKELKAVAEGVAASVFQSANSNPEPTVSESSESAYEPNQEKEVSNEGLEIKQKAKFEDMKKKLPEKVNFGFPVSEGLGCLQIIKNSDLEELQELGSGTFGTVYHGKWRGTDVAIKRINDRCFAGKPSEQERMRYDFWNEAIKLADLHHPNVVAFYGVVLDGPGGSVATVTEYMVNGSLRNALQKNERSLDKCKRLMIAMDVAFGMEYLHGKNIVHFDLKSDNLLVNLRDPHRPICKVGDLGLSKVKCQTLISGGVRGTLPWMAPELLNGSSSLVSEKVDVFSFGMVLWELLTGEEPYADLHYGAIIGGIVSNTLRPPVPETCDPDWRSLMERCWSAEPSDRPNFTEIANELRAMAAKIPSKGQTP encoded by the exons ATGGCTTTTGATCAAACCCCAATACCAAATGATCTAAGGCCATTGAACATAGCTAGAGCCATACCTGAAGAGCCCCGCATTATGGCTGCCATGGCTGGTTCTAGTAGTAGTGCTGTCACCACACCAGCAACAGCTGGTAGAAACCCAGAATTCTTTTCCAACCCAGAAGGGTCTATACCTGTTATTTATTCGGCATCAGTGTCTGATGCTGGTTATGTAGGTTTAGGATATGGGAATACTGTTCCTGGGGTTACCCCATGGGCCCCACTCCTGCAGGTGCCGGTTGGGAGTGTGAATGTGGGTGCAAATGGTTCAGGTGTTGCGTTTGGTTATAATCCTAATTTGGGGAACAGGATAGCTGGTAATGCTGTTGATCATGCTGGAAATGATATGCTGTCAGGATTTGGTTCTTCACCCAATTTTGGGAATCGGATTAATGTTAATGGGAGCAATGAGGCAGTAAATATAGGGTCAGCTTATAACCCCAATTTGGGGAGTTGTGGTAGTGGCAGCGGGGCTGACCATGGGAGTGAAAATGGTAATGATGATTCGGTGTCGGGAAAGAAAGTAAAGTTTTTGTGTAGTTTTGGGGGGAAGATTTTACCTAGACCAAGTGATGGTATGTTGAGATATGTTGGAGGGCAAACAAGGATTATTAGTGTGAGGAGAGATGTGAGCTTTAATGAGCTACAGCGGAAGATGACGGACACATATCAGCAGCTTGTTGTTATTAAATACCAGCTTCCTGATGAGGATCTTGATGCACTGGTGTCTGTTTCATGTGCTGATGATCTTGATAATATGATGGAGGAATATGAGAAGTTGGTTGAGAGGTCTTTGGATGAGTCAGCTAAGTTAAGggtgtttttattttcagatttacAGCTTGATGCTTCTGGTTCGGTCCAATTTGGGGATTTACATGATAGTGGGCAGAAATATTTTGACGCAGTAAATGGGGTTGTGGATTGTGGTGGTCGTCGTATCGCTAGGAAGGAGAGCAAGGCAAGTGTAAGTTCAACACAAAACTCTGATTGTAGTGGGACTGAGGCTGTTGATTGCTCAGGTCCTGGTCAAGGGGATGTGACTTGGCCACCATCTACCAGCCTGTTATCCCCTAGGGATAATTCAGCAACTTCTCATGATTCTACTCCAAAATTAATCTTTGCAGATACTAAACCCCCACCTTATGCTGGTGCATCTGCTGTTTCTTTGGTAATTCCAACAGCTAAGTCTGGTCCTCCGCAGACTTCATGTTCTCAGATTGAGGTTGAATTTGAGAGGTCTGTTCCTTTTACTGAAAAACAGCAGCATATGGCCCATGATTTCAAGCAAGTTGGATCAGGCATTCCACCACATGCTCCTCAGATGCAGGTTTATGTAGATCCTAATCAAGAAATTACAAATCATGCAGATTATAGGCACCTTCCTCCCCAAATGGGTTTTCCAAATAACCATCTGCTGGGAACTTCTGGGTCTGTACTCACCCAACAGCATTTTCATGAGAGTAATGCAGGTGCTACTTCTCTTCAATATGTTCCTGCAGTGCATATGACTATGACATCCACACCTGTAAGGCCAACTGTGGTTCAACCATTGATGCAACCCCAAAAAACTCGATTGGAGCACTATCCTGAAGAAAATGCATTTGGAACAAGGATTTTTCAGGTTCCTGTTGACCCAAGTTACAATGTGTATCGGGCTCAACTCCCTCATGCAGTTGTTGGAGGCTATGGCTGGACCCAAGTTCCTCAGCCAGAGCATGTTGCCTTCTCTGATGGGTCAGTGTCTCATCAACAG GACCCAAGAGAATCTGGAATGATCTATACAAACTCACTTAATCATAGTCTTCTCTTAGAAGATACTATGAAAGCCCGGCCTATGGACAGGGTTTTGATAACTGGTGCCTTGGGAGAACACATTATTGAACAAGGTGCTGGTGCTCAACCTGCAGTTCTTAGTCATATGGATCATCATATTGGAATGCCACAGTCAGAAGCAATTGTGCCCTCTCAGAATCTTGAGTCCCTTCATGAAAATGAGAGAACTTTCTTGAATACTGACAATTCTGATCAGTCTAAGATTTCAGCTCCCTATGGCATGATAGGTTTACCAGGTGATGTACAGTCTCCTTGTGGCATGTCCACAGGTGGAATTCCTGAGTCTCACATAGAAGATTATGTCCAGCAACATTCAGTGCCAATGCAACCCCAGATTTTACTGAGTAAACCTGCTAATACTGATGTCTCTCATGCTGCTGGTGTTCCTATTCAAGCTTCTGAACAACTAGTTCATGAATCTCCGAAAGAGTACACTGGCAAGCTTCCTGGTGTTGTTTCCAAAGAAGATGCTGTAGATTCTTACATATCTTATGACCAGCTGAGATTAGTTGATGGGATGATGGAAGCTCTCCACACACGCCCCCCTGAAATTAATGTTAACAATGATCAGAAAAAGTCACTTGTTGATAAATTTAGAAAGGAAGAAATCTTAGATCATAAAACCCAGAAAATTGCTGGGAGGGAGGTTCTTCTAGATAATACCCTTAGCAAACCTCAGGTGGTTCTCAATTCAAATCATATTAAGCAGTTTAAAGTGTTACCTGCTTCTACAGGGGTTTCTTACATACATATTTCCCGACCAATGGAATTACATGAGGTTGCACAACCACCTATTGTGGTTAATAAAGCATCACATCCTCAATTTAAGATTGAGATTCCTGCCTTGGATTCTGCTGAAGTTAGTTATGGGATCCCTGCATTCTCTGGTGTGGAGCCAGTCTATGTGAATAACAGAATCCCACCTGTTGTTGAATGGAAGAATGATTCACAATTGCATTCAAAAGTTGTCCCTAGTGACGTGGAAGCTTTATCCTCAACTGGTAATACACTATCTTCCCTATCACTATCTAGTGGAGTTGGCAATGCTCAGGACTCCTCGAACTCACTCTTCAGCAGCCAGGATCCTTGGAACTCAAGGCATGATAATCATTTTCCTCCACCTAGACCTAGCAAGattgcaacaaaaaaagaagtctTTGGTACTAGGGATCCTTTCATTGAGAACCACTCTGGTGAGGTGGACTTAATCACAGGTGTGATGGTGGAGGATGGGGTTCCCAAGCCCCTGAGTAATTCAAAAAAGGATTTAGAGTGTGTTCAATCATCCAAAG GTTCAGCTGAGGAACTCATCAGGAAAGAACTCAAGGCTGTCGCTGAGGGTGTCGCTGCTTCTGTTTTCCAGTCAGCTAATTCTAATCCAGAACCCACAGTGTCAGAAAGCAGTGAATCAGCTTATGAaccaaatcaagaaaaagaagttTCAAATGAAGGTTTAGAAATAAAGCAAAAAGCTAAATTTGAG GACATGAAGAAAAAACTGCCTGAAAAGGTGAATTTTGGTTTTCCAGTATCAGAAGGCCTTGGTTGCTTGCAG ATTATAAAGAACAGTGACCTTGAAGAGCTGCAGGAATTGGGTTCTGGCACCTTTGGCACCGTTTATCATGGGAAGTGGAGGGGTACTGATGTCGCAATCAAACGAATTAATGATAGGTGTTTCGCTGGAAAACCTTCAGAACAAGAACGCATG AGATATGACTTCTGGAATGAGGCAATTAAGCTTGCTGATTTGCACCATCCAAATGTGGTTGCCTTTTATGGTGTTGTTCTTGATGGCCCTGGAGGTTCTGTGGCGACAGTGACAGAGTACATGGTTAATGGTTCTTTAAGAAATGCTTTGCAGAAGAATGAGAG GAGCCTTGACAAGTGTAAGCGTCTCATGATTGCCATGGATGTGGCCTTTGGAATGGAATACTTGCATGGGAAGAATATTGTGCACTTTGATTTGAAGAGTGACAATTTACTTGTTAATCTTCGAGATCCTCACCGGCCAATATGCAAG GTTGGTGATTTGGGCCTGTCGAAGGTGAAATGCCAAACACTTATCTCAGGTGGTGTGCGGGGAACACTTCCATGGATGGCACCGGAGCTTCTGAATGGAAGCAGTAGTCTTGTCTCTGAGAAG GTCGATGTGTTCTCATTTGGTATGGTGTTGTGGGAACTTCTAACTGGTGAAGAGCCATACGCAGACTTGCACTATGGGGCTATTATAG GTGGTATTGTGAGCAATACCTTGCGGCCACCAGTGCCGGAGACTTGTGACCCAGACTGGAGATCATTGATGGAGAGATGCTGGTCTGCTGAGCCATCAGACAGACCAAACTTCACTGAAATTGCAAATGAGTTGCGTGCAATGGCAGCAAAGATTCCTTCCAAAGGGCAAACCCCATAG